The genomic stretch ACAATGATACCGAAAAGGAAGAGATTAGGGTAATAGTTAAACATATTCAAGAAAAATTAAACTACGCCAAAAGGTATATCTGGTCATATTTCACGATTTCTTCGATATTGTTTTTATTTATTTGCACCTATTTGCTTTGGCCTTTAATTAAAACCATTAATTTTTCCTACCAATTGGATTTGCGTACGATTACACCAGAGAATTGGGCCATAATCTTTCAGCTTACTATATTTTTCGTCATTACTTCCTTCCAGGCAAATGGATTCATAAAAAACAACAAAAAACTAAAACGAATTAGGTCTGAATTTAATTTAGAGAATTTCTGAAAATCTAGACTCTATTTTCTTTTGTCCTTGCAATCCTTATCGAATCCTACAAGGTTGAAGAGTTCCCGCATTCTTGACCTTACCCTGTTTCCATATCTTGCTTCCAGTTCCTGTGCGTTGAGATTTGTAGTAGCGTGGCTCTTGATCTTATGGTCCGTGAACAGTTCATAACGAGACAATAGGATCTCCCCCAAGACATTACATTCTTTTCCAAAATGCACCCCATCGGGCTCCACGCCCAGATCATCAAAACAAAAGGATTGGGAATTCCCATAATCCCCAATGATTTTATATCCAAGATGATTAAATCCAAATACAATGTTTCGACAGGGGATGACCTCATAAGGCCGTTGGTGGGGCACGATGAACTTGAACAGTTTCATCAGACTGGTCTTTCCACAACCTACCGGTCCAGAGAGGAGTAGCCCCTTATCCACGTCGATTCCATATTGCTTACAACGCTCCCGATCCCTGATAAAATAAAGGCTGAGCTTGTACAGGATCTCCCGGTCCTCCCTATGGATCCTGAATTTATTGCCGAAAAGGATTTTTCCCTTGGCATCGAGATAGACCAAGATCTTCTCGAAATCGTATTTGATCTCCCTGCCCTTCAGGGAGCCCAGTTCATAACTTATGGCACCTTCAATGATGATATGTGGGGCCTTAAAATTCATAGCGGTTCGTCGTAGTCCTTTTCCTTGCTGGTCCGTAGGTTGTCCCAATATGGGACAGTAGGGGTGTGTTTGTTATTGTTTTCATCAACCTGTAACTCTTCCATTTTTATTTTTTTCCGTTTCTGCGCGTTTGTATTGTTTTTTATTGTTTGTATTTGTTTGTTTATAGGTACCAATGCTTGTCCATTGCTTGTCCCGATTTTGGTACGGTGCCGGTCCAGTGCTTGTCCAGTACTTGTCCCAAAATCGAACATCTTGATCCGGCTGCCCTTGTAGGGATTGTGGGATGGGGAATACAGAATATAGTTCCAATGGCTGAGCTCTCGGATGCAGCGGTGATAGGTCGATTTGGACCCGATTTTGGCATACGCCATGGCCTCTTCCCTACTGATATAGAAGTCGGCAACGA from Flagellimonas oceani encodes the following:
- a CDS encoding ATPase produces the protein MNFKAPHIIIEGAISYELGSLKGREIKYDFEKILVYLDAKGKILFGNKFRIHREDREILYKLSLYFIRDRERCKQYGIDVDKGLLLSGPVGCGKTSLMKLFKFIVPHQRPYEVIPCRNIVFGFNHLGYKIIGDYGNSQSFCFDDLGVEPDGVHFGKECNVLGEILLSRYELFTDHKIKSHATTNLNAQELEARYGNRVRSRMRELFNLVGFDKDCKDKRK